The following DNA comes from Solanum stenotomum isolate F172 chromosome 11, ASM1918654v1, whole genome shotgun sequence.
ACTCCAAATCCTTTCACCAAGAAAACTCACAAACTTTCTCACAGAGCCCTTTTCAACTCCACCGGATTCTTCTTCATAACCGCCACCGCCGCCGGAAGTTTCCTCAACCGGGTCAATCTGACCCGACCCGAATCCAGAAACTGACCCGGACCCATTTTTGTTCAAAGATAACTCAGATGATGATTTTTTCAGCTCAGCAGAAGACCCAACATCACCATTAGATGACCCGTTTTGTTTCAAAGACGACCCGTTTTGCTTCAGAGATGACCCATTTTtgtttcttcgttcttttttactcttttcctttttgttatGCAACCCATCTTCATAAGCATCAAGAATTTCATGAATAAGCTGTCGATTTGGTGAAGAATCCCATTTTACCCAATAACTCATATAGCAGCTGAAACAATAGCAGTTAAATGAGCTCAAATGGTCAGCACCACCATGAACGCCGCCGTGTACGGCGGCAGAAAAACTTTTCGAACCAGTACCACCACCGGCCTTTTCAGAACCTGAGTTGGGTGTAGCTGACTTGAAGTGGGTATTCCTCCGATTACCGGAAAATTCGCCGGAAAGTTCGCCGGAAAAGTCGCCGGCGACAgggtttgaagttggaggagGTGGGTTTGAGGTATTAGACTTGTGGGTAGTTCTCCGATTACCGGAAAAGTCACCGGAAGAGCAAGAAATGAGATAAGCTAAGACTTCTTTGTCTTCTTGAGATAAAGCTGCAGCAAGAGTGAGAATAGCAACTGGTAAGAATGAAAGTTGGTCAGAAATTAAAGGAGGAGATGGATGAACTGTGCCTTTTCTGTAAAGTTTCTTCATAGTTTTTTgataatggaaaaaaaaaatggaggatttttttttgagagcTTTGAAGGTGGGGTAGTTAGGTAGGGTGGGTGGTgtagagaagaagagaagagagaatgAGGGTTTGTGGCTTGTGGGGACTTTGAAGAGTTTTTGGTAAAGAGGAAATAGGGCATAGAAATTGATgacattattttttagaatataaCTTATactaaataaagaattttaaaaaaataataattttatactacatgaaaattatatatggtaattattttgaaaaaagaaataacgggtttatattatgaaataagaaaatgaaagagaaatagaaataataatataatattgagaaaagataaggagattcttttttagagagtaaaatagagaataagTTGATTGTCTAAAAAAATAGAGCTACTGGTAGTCCCGAGGGGGCAGTATCCTCCTATAATAGTTAGCAGTACTGAACAAGCGAGTCATTGGTCCGAGGAAAGAAAGGGGCGTAAGCACAACTGCAATCAGAAACACAACAATTCTCTAGATCATACACTATCTTTTTTTCGAATATTGTTAAATCTGAAAACGACCTACCAGATtattaaattattgttgtgatttttaaaatcattatgttatgtattgtattgttatcttgtatttaaattactatgtcatgtattgtatttttaaattaaaattttcattttatcatttaaattttgtgcattcttatagtgaaaatcaataataatatcaaattatctcttaaagtgatgaaaattgaaaaataataatttaaaatattgttaattcagaatgaaagtagtatatacttaataatatattttttaaaatgttgtattatattttaaaagaattacaaatgttagaaatttaattaatagccttatatgaaaaataatatgttagttACAAATAGtagatataatattaatataatgaaaaagtgaaatagagaggtgaatagtagttctccaaattcgGAGAACTACTATTTActtctctataaatagagaatagagagtTTTTTAGAGAGGGGTTGGAGACCCatatctctattttactctccaaatatagagaatggaggGTAAAATATAGTGGGATTGGAGATGGTcttagtaaaataataataataataataataataatatNgagaaaaaataataatactcttttaatttattaaaataaaatatctgttTTTTATATAGGGGTCGAGTAAATTGAAACAAAGCCACATATCGATAAATCAATAtattaatattcaaaaattaacatttaaaatataataatagcATATTTAGTAGAATTTCACAACATAGAGTCTGAAGAGAATATAGTGTACACAAATCTTTCATCTATTTTGCGGAggtagaaaaatgtttttgaaaaacatatgaaataaggatgaatttaattatttgaccCCTTTGTTCGTTATAAATTTGTCAATAAACTTTCTAATTGtgttcaatttatttttctcgttttcttttttagtttgtccTAGAAAGAACGTCTCTTCTCTATTTTAAcaaatttgtaatttaatatttcacatgacatgtttaaaatactactaatattaaatatcaatacatgtatttagatttaaaatcataaaattacaaaaataatagtattattttgttaaattttgcacctaatcaaataaaaacatcTAATTAAAATGGAGAGAGTAACTTAG
Coding sequences within:
- the LOC125844152 gene encoding uncharacterized protein LOC125844152, with amino-acid sequence MKKLYRKGTVHPSPPLISDQLSFLPVAILTLAAALSQEDKEVLAYLISCSSGDFSGNRRTTHKSNTSNPPPPTSNPVAGDFSGELSGEFSGNRRNTHFKSATPNSGSEKAGGGTGSKSFSAAVHGGVHGGADHLSSFNCYCFSCYMSYWVKWDSSPNRQLIHEILDAYEDGLHNKKEKSKKERRNKNGSSLKQNGSSLKQNGSSNGDVGSSAELKKSSSELSLNKNGSGSVSGFGSGQIDPVEETSGGGGGYEEESGGVEKGSVRKFVSFLGERIWSVWT